One Panicum virgatum strain AP13 chromosome 3N, P.virgatum_v5, whole genome shotgun sequence DNA segment encodes these proteins:
- the LOC120667325 gene encoding myricetin 3-O-rhamnoside 1,2-glucosyltransferase UGT709G2-like, with amino-acid sequence MAVAAVHVLVFPWPLQGHINTFVPFSKALVNSGVHVTFLHTDHNLRRVRCTAAAPRLRYLSIPDGLPDDHPRSVGDIFTLMESMSTTGSAAYRALLLSLLSPGSGGEFPPVTCVVADGIMLFAIDIAEELGVPALAFRTASANSFSAYLAVPRLLELGETPLPVDDPVHGVPGMEGFLRRRDLPRLAPAADGHPTESAAAAGVHPLLLTMAKGIADCGRARALVLNTAASLEGSAVAHISPHMRDVFAIGPLHAMSSSVPGPAASLWREDDGCVAWLDGHADRSVVYVSLGSLTHIWHHEFTEFLLGLLATGYPFLWVLRPDMVGAAEEAALRGAVGDGSKVRVVEWAPQRDVLRHRAVGCFLTHSGWNSTMESILEGVPMVCWPFFADQHINSRFVHAVWRAGLDMKDVCDRSTVTSMVTEAMESSEIRQSVQALAQRVKRDVATGGSSDAEFKRLVGFIAELSATPRHQAQTPVITNGDGRHQE; translated from the coding sequence ATGGCTGTAGCTGCGGTGCACGTGCTTGTGTTCCCATGGCCTCTGCAGGGACACATCAACACGTTTGTGCCGTTCAGCAAGGCCCTGGTCAACTCCGGCGTGCACGTCACCTTCTTGCACACCGACCACAACCTCCGCCGGGTCCgatgcacggcggcggcgccacgcctCCGCTACCTGTCAATCCCGGACGGCCTCCCCGACGACCACCCCCGCTCGGTGGGCGACATCTTCACGCTCATGGAGTCCATGTCCACGACGGGCAGCGCCGCCTACCGCGCGCTGCTCCTCTCGCTGCTATCCCCCGGCAGTGGCGGCGAGTTCCCACCGGTGACGTGCGTCGTGGCCGACGGCATCATGTTGTTCGCCATCGACATCGCCGAGGAGCTCGGCGTCCCGGCGCTCGCCTTCCGCACGGCCAGCGCTAATAGCTTCTCGGCGTACCTCGCCGTGCCCAGGCTGCTGGAGCTGGGCGAGACGCCGCTCCCCGTAGACGACCCCGTGCACGGCGTCCCCGGGATGGAGGGCTtcctgcggcggcgggaccTTCCACGCCTCGCCCCTGCCGCCGACGGCCACCCCAcggagagcgcggcggcggccggcgtgcacCCATTGCTGCTGACGATGGCCAAGGGCATCGCCGACTGCGGCAGGGCACGGGCGCTGGTGCTCAACACCGCGGCGTCCCTGGAGGGCTCGGCGGTGGCGCACATCTCTCCGCACATGCGCGACGTCTTCGCCATCGGCCCGCTCCACGCCATGTCGTCCTCCGtgccggggccggcggcgagcctgtGGCGCGAGGACGATGGCTGCGTGGCCTGGCTGGACGGGCACGCGGACAGGTCGGTGGTGTACGTGAGCCTGGGGAGCCTCACCCATATCTGGCACCACGAGTTCACGGAGTTCCTCCTCGGGCTCCTCGCCACGGGCTACCCTTTCCTGTGGGTGCTCCGGCCGGACATGGtcggcgccgccgaggaggcggcCCTCCGGGGAGCCGTGGGAGACGGCAGCAAGGTGCGCGTCGTGGAGTGGGCGCCGCAGCGGGACGTGCTCCGGCACCGCGCCGTCGGGTGCTTCCTCACCCACTCCGGGTGGAACTCCACCATGGAGAGCATCCTGGAGGGCGTGCCCATGGTGTGCTGGCCCTTCTTCGCCGACCAGCACATCAACAGCCGGTTCGTCCACGCCGTCTGGCGAGCGGGGCTGGACATGAAGGACGTGTGCGACAGGAGCACGGTGACGAGCATGGTGACGGAGGCCATGGAGTCCAGCGAGATCAGGCAGTCGGTGCAGGCGCTGGCGCAGCGGGTGAAGAGGGATGTTGCCACGGGGGGGTCGTCGGACGCCGAATTCAAGCGGCTCGTCGGTTTCATCGCCGAGCTCAGCGCGACGCCCCGGCACCAAGCCCAGACTCCAGTTATTACCAACGGTGATGGCAGGCACCAAGAGTGA
- the LOC120663849 gene encoding jacalin-related lectin 10-like yields the protein MANFQITSSPATVENNEYSFSNLYLFHTPLGPDRNQFGVTSSDAATGLGSIVVNNWPIYDGVGAGATLVARAQGLHIHAGNWNNVFSIVFENQRFRGSTLEVMGISVEHGEHAIVGGTGQFAMARGVIYKKFHEQRSDGNIIQLTIRGFFPVLKRSPPTSRVIKIGPCGGNGGVAWDISDTPSRLESITIRYAGVIDGIEFSYVNQSGQKRTTGRWCGSGGMYTKTIELGPSEFVKEVSGTIGSYSQFNNIIRTLVIVTNVRTYGPFGNPRNGTAPFSIPVQNNSTIVGFFARGKLYLDAIGVYVQETQI from the exons ATGGCCAATTTCCAAATCACCTCAAGCCCTGCAACCGTTGAGAACAACGAGTACAGCTTCAGCAACCTCTACTTGTTCCACACCCCTCTGGGTCCTGACAGGAACCAATTTGGAGTGACAAGCTCGGATGCTGCTACCGGTCTGGGTTCGATCGTCGTCAACAACTGGCCGATATACGATGGAGTTGGCGCAGGCGCCACCCTCGTAGCCCGCGCGCAAGGCTTGCACATCCATGCCGGTAACTGGAACAATGTTTTCAGCATAGTGTTCGAGAATCAGAG GTTTAGGGGTTCAACGCTTGAGGTGATGGGCATATCTGTTGAGCATGGTGAGCATGCCATTGTTGGTGGAACAGGGCAGTTTGCTATGGCAAGAGGTGTCATCTACAAAAAGTTTCACGAGCAGAGGAGCGATGGTAACATCATACAACTTACCATCCGCGGATTCTTCCCTGTGCTGAAACGGTCGCCACCGACG AGCCGTGTCATCAAGATTGGGCCATGTGGTGGGAATGGTGGGGTAGCTTGGGACATATCAGACACACCAAGTCGCCTAGAGAGTATCACAATTCGTTACGCCGGGGTTATTGATGGAATTGAGTTTTCATATGTTAACCAATCTGGTCAGAAGCGGACTACAGGTCGGTGGTGCGGTTCAGGCGGAATGTACACCAAAACG ATCGAACTTGGCCCTTCTGAGTTTGTGAAGGAAGTTTCTGGAACAATTGGATCTTACAGCCAATTCAACAACATCATTAGGACCCTTGTGATCGTCACCAACGTCAGGACATATGGACCTTTTGGGAACCCACGAAATGGAACCGCACCATTCAGCATCCCCGTGCAGAACAACAGCACCATTGTGGGCTTCTTTGCGCGCGGCAAGCTGTACCTCGACGCCATTGGCGTTTATGTGCAAGAGACACAGATTTGA
- the LOC120663848 gene encoding mannose/glucose-specific lectin-like: MANLEIIRSPLPEENNNFNFSNLYLFHTPLGPNRNQFGVTSSDSATGLGSIIVNNWPIYDGAGPNAAIVARAQGMHVYAGNWNNVFSIVFEIQRFKGSTLQVMGISVENGEFAIVGGTGQFAMASGVIYKNFHEQRSDGNIIRLTIQGSSPLLKGWSPPPSQVTKIGPLGGDGGVAQDITDTPGRLESITVQSGVVVDAISFSYADQAGKKRTAGPWGGSGRCSHTIQLGPSEFVKGISGTVGLYRSCNVIASLTIVTNAKTYGPFGLGDGTPFTVPVEDNHSVVGFFGRSSRYLDAIGVYVATTTMNQGCCDF, from the exons ATGGCCAATCTCGAAATCATCCGATCCCCTTTGCCTGAGGAGAACAACAACTTCAACTTCAGCAACCTCTACCTGTTCCACACCCCTCTGGGTCCAAACAGGAACCAATTTGGAGTGACAAGCTCGGATTCCGCTACCGGTCTGGGTTCGATCATCGTCAACAACTGGCCGATATACGATGGAGCTGGCCCAAACGCCGCCATTGTTGCCCGTGCACAAGGCATGCATGTCTATGCTGGTAACTGGAACAATGTTTTCAGCATAGTCTTCGAGATTCAGAG GTTTAAGGGGTCAACGCTTCAGGTGATGGGTATCTCGGTTGAAAATGGTGAGTTTGCAATCGTTGGTGGGACGGGTCAGTTTGCCATGGCAAGCGGTGTCATCTACAAGAACTTTCATGAGCAAAGGAGCGATGGCAACATCATACGACTGACCATCCAGGGATCCTCCCCCCTGCTGAAAGGGTGGTCGCCACCGCCG AGCCAGGTCACAAAGATTGGGCCATTGGGTGGAGATGGTGGGGTGGCTCAGGACATAACAGACACACCAGGACGTCTAGAAAGTATCACTGTGCAGAGTGGTGTGGTTGTTGATGCGATCTCATTCTCATATGCTGACCAAGCTGGTAAGAAGCGCACCGCAGGCCCTTGGGGTGGTTCAGGCCGATGTTCCCACACG ATTCAGCTTGGCCCTTCTGAGTTCGTGAAGGGGATTTCCGGGACAGTTGGCCTCTACCGCTCGTGCAACGTCATAGCATCCCTCACCATTGTCACCAACGCCAAGACGTACGGGCCTTTCGGACTCGGAGACGGGACCCCTTTCACCGTCCCGGTGGAAGATAACCACAGTGTTGTGGGCTTCTTTGGGCGTAGCAGCAGATATCTTGACGCGATTGGCGTTTATGTGGCAACCACAACAATGAACCAGGGCTGCTGTGATTTCTAG
- the LOC120667197 gene encoding disease resistance protein PIK6-NP-like codes for MSSLAPTQRAWMKQVREIAYVAHDCIELYNMYCTTPPRDGFWALATFVPNYVHAYLQRRRFSIKIQELRDRAKDVGERRERYGVTVPSAGAERERWRGGGGDGEEREQFLSALLQPTGEEGPSSSLPFVSALRRWVSPPDAPFDKAISLLPIDLATDARKIHRGLGLLKPKAAAAAGTDADTAADVCMGMVLRALHAFRQGPAGDMRELQKLAAAAEDDAAADLPKRALTFCYSELSTEEKGCLQYLAAFNREKSISRTSLVRRCAAERLVSDDKEKEQTVEQRAERCFDELLFRGFVSSGAVIGAAGKVKSCRISNVLVKKFIEDMCKQENSQGHGLPTHLQIQIKIRDATLPAAHLPSSSIMPLPRHKDDAIDKMLRELKQLPNTYRLNVIDLGGCVAILNRSHLRRICKQAPTIKYLSLRNTDVDHLPHQLQGLRLLETLDIRQTNIHGSHTRNVFPSSLKHLLAGNVDSDVTVMMPANAREMANLEILSQVRICWRRDLRKIEYHPKLRKLGVVLVPGDEHAVKDLLLVICRLSGCLHSLSVRVATPPINGRPTLEATDGTLSPLPSNLVSLRIDGMRSSGMPSWVERLKKLNKITLCNTLLTDEKLDALAGLPALVYLRLRRRSYSGGELALRKRPGGGGFPALKFLRIEGVTVITELTFEEDAAPALETIAWSSAEPATSYDAVVAVPVTLTRVENLPKLKVGELTGLREHSWPTGPSPLGRHGPGPRKHGTNPVRPGSMRASAGPVPGVGPCLGRDHGPRH; via the coding sequence ATGTCTAGCCTAGCTCCAACACAGCGCGCGTGGATGAAGCAGGTCCGGGAGATCGCCTACGTCGCCCACGACTGCATCGAGCTCTACAACATGTACTGCACCACCCCGCCCCGCGACGGCTTCTGGGCCCTCGCCACCTTCGTACCCAACTACGTGCACGCCtacctgcagcgccgccgcttctcCATCAAGATCCAGGAGCTCAGGGACCGGGCCAAGGACGTCGGCGAGCGCCGGGAGCGCTACGGGGTCACCGTACCGTCCGCGGGGGCGGAGCGCGagaggtggcgcggcggcggcggcgacggcgaggagagaGAACAGTTCCTCAGCGCGTTGCTGCAGCCCACCGGCGAGGAGGGCCCCTCCTCCTCTTTGCCTTTCGTCTCCGCTCTACGGAGATGGGTGTCTCCTCCTGATGCGCCATTCGACAAGGCCATCAGCTTGCTCCCGATTGACCTTGCGACTGACGCTCGCAAGATACACAGAGGTCTCGGTCTCCTCAAGCCcaaggcggccgcggccgccggcactGACGCGGACACCGCCGCCGACGTCTGCATGGGGATGGTTCTCCGTGCTCTCCATGCTTTCCGGCAAGGCCCTGCCGGAGACATGCGAGAGCTGCAGAagctcgcggcggccgcggaggacgACGCAGCCGCGGACCTCCCCAAGCGAGCGCTGACCTTCTGCTACAGCGAGCTGTCCACGGAGGAGAAGGGTTGCCTGCAGTACCTGGCCGCTTTCAACCGCGAGAAGAGCATCAGCAGGACAAGCTTGGTCCGGCGGTGCGCCGCCGAGCGCCTCGTGAGCGACGACAAGGAGAAGGAACAGACCGTGGAGCAGCGAGCCGAGCGCTGCTTCGACGAGCTCCTCTTCCGGGGCTTCGTCTCCTCCGGCGCCGTCATCGGCGCCGCCGGCAAGGTGAAGAGCTGCCGTATCAGCAACGTGTTGGTCAAGAAATTCATCGAGGACATGTGCAAGCAGGAGAACTCCCAGGGGCACGGCTTGCCGACGCACCTTCAGATCCAGATCAAGATCCGCGACGCGACGTTGCCGGCGGCCCACCTCCCTTCGTCATCCATCATGCCGCTGCCGCGACACAAGGATGACGCCATCGACAAGATGCTGCGAGAGCTGAAGCAACTCCCGAACACCTACCGGCTCAACGTGATTGATCTCGGAGGCTGCGTGGCGATACTGAACCGGAGCCACCTGAGGAGAATCTGCAAGCAGGCGCCGACGATCAAGTACCTGAGCCTCCGGAACACGGACGTTGATCACCTGCCCCATCAGCTCCAGGGGCTCCGGCTGCTGGAGACGCTGGACATCCGGCAGACCAACATCCACGGCTCCCACACGAGGAACGTCTTTCCGAGCAGCCTCAAGCATCTTCTTGCCGGGAACGTCGACTCCGATGTCACCGTGATGATGCCTGCCAATGCCAGGGAAATGGCCAACCTGGAGATACTCTCCCAAGTCCGAATTTGTTGGCGCAGAGATCTGAGGAAAATCGAGTACCATCCAAAGCTGCGGAAGCTTGGCGTTGTGCTGGTCCCAGGGGACGAGCACGCCGTCAAGGATTTGCTCCTGGTGATCTGCAGGCTGAGCGGATGCCTGCACTCCCTGTCAGTGAGGGTGGCAACTCCCCCCATCAATGGCAGGCCAACCCTGGAGGCCACCGACGGCACCTTGTCCCCGCTCCCCTCGAACCTGGTGAGCCTGAGGATAGACGGCATGCGGAGCTCCGGGATGCCCAGCTGGGTGGAGAGGCTCAAGAAGCTGAACAAGATCACGCTGTGCAACACCCTGCTGACGGATGAGAAGCTGGACGCCCTCGCCGGCCTCCCGGCCCTGGTCTACCTCAGGCTCCGCCGCAGGTCGtacagcggcggcgagctcgccttGAGGAagaggccaggcggcggcgggttccCGGCCCTCAAGTTCCTCCGGATCGAGGGCGTCACCGTCATCACCGAGCTCACCTTCGAGGAGGACGCCGCGCCGGCGCTCGAGACGATCGCCTGGTCCTCGGCGGAGCCCGCCACTAGCTACGACGCCGTCGTGGCCGTCCCGGTTACCCTGACTAGGGTTGAAAACCTTCCCAAGCTGAAGGTGGGGGAGCTCACAGGCCTACGCGAGCATAGCTGGCCAACTGGGCCGAGCCCGTTGGGCCGGCACGGGCCCGGCCCAAGAAAACATGGCACTAACCCGGTCCGGCCCGGGAGCATGCGGGCTAGTGCCGGGCCCGTGCCAGGcgtcgggccgtgcctgggccgcgatCACGGCCCGCGGCACTAG